From bacterium, the proteins below share one genomic window:
- a CDS encoding terminase large subunit, protein MAFRREAILLEDGTPWGEVAEPWQLEDFAALDSGQHRHAYLERPRGHAKTFDLGTEAVTELILGRPGQQLFCAAADEDQARLLFEDVAGKFRRNPLLSASVRITQREITVRATGSRLRVLASDAPTSWGLRPDWIAVDELAEWRRRELWDSLWSATGKRRRCRMLVISTAGWDFTSIASEVRQNAAREVDWYFTTRGQCASWIDASWLDQQRRTLPPHVFARLHESKWVEGAGAFLTREEVERIFAGPPPVNEAGPRHIIGLDIGLVQDRTVACLAYRSGADVIAKLFRTWAGRAGAPVQLGEVEAEVTQLARTFSAPVILDPYQGVLLGQRLRDQGVEVYEHPFTLESRRRLFSVVLQLVRDGRLRCAPHEALRQELLTLEVSETTSGWRVDHRPGRHDDHVVALALAAHQLTSQRPKRYGIDYGIA, encoded by the coding sequence ATGGCCTTCCGTCGCGAGGCGATTCTGCTGGAGGACGGGACACCTTGGGGCGAGGTGGCAGAGCCGTGGCAGCTCGAGGACTTCGCCGCCCTCGACAGCGGTCAGCATCGGCACGCCTATCTTGAACGACCTCGGGGCCATGCCAAAACTTTCGATCTGGGTACGGAGGCGGTGACGGAACTGATCCTGGGTCGGCCGGGGCAGCAGCTCTTCTGCGCTGCCGCCGACGAGGATCAAGCGAGACTCCTCTTCGAGGATGTGGCGGGCAAGTTCCGGCGCAATCCCCTGCTCAGCGCCAGCGTACGGATCACGCAGCGGGAGATCACGGTAAGAGCCACCGGGAGCCGGCTGCGCGTCCTCGCCTCCGACGCCCCGACCTCCTGGGGCCTGCGCCCAGACTGGATCGCCGTGGACGAGCTCGCGGAATGGCGCCGACGAGAGCTGTGGGACAGCCTGTGGAGCGCCACCGGCAAGCGCAGACGGTGCAGGATGTTGGTCATCAGCACTGCAGGCTGGGATTTCACTTCGATCGCCTCTGAAGTCCGTCAGAATGCCGCGCGTGAGGTCGACTGGTATTTCACCACTCGAGGCCAATGCGCGTCATGGATCGACGCTTCGTGGTTGGACCAGCAACGGCGGACCCTGCCGCCGCACGTCTTCGCCCGCCTGCACGAAAGCAAGTGGGTCGAGGGTGCGGGTGCGTTCCTGACCCGCGAGGAGGTTGAGCGTATCTTTGCGGGTCCACCACCGGTGAACGAGGCTGGGCCCCGGCACATAATCGGCCTGGACATTGGACTCGTACAGGACCGCACCGTCGCTTGCTTGGCCTACAGGTCCGGTGCGGACGTTATCGCGAAGCTGTTCCGAACCTGGGCTGGTCGAGCCGGGGCACCAGTTCAACTGGGCGAGGTTGAGGCAGAGGTAACGCAGCTTGCCCGCACGTTCAGCGCGCCTGTCATCCTCGATCCATATCAGGGTGTACTGCTCGGGCAGCGGCTTCGGGACCAGGGGGTCGAGGTGTACGAGCATCCGTTCACACTAGAGAGTCGCAGGCGCTTATTCAGCGTAGTCCTACAGCTCGTCCGAGATGGCCGTCTTAGGTGCGCTCCCCACGAAGCTCTGCGCCAGGAGTTACTGACCCTCGAGGTAAGCGAGACCACTTCTGGATGGCGGGTGGACCATCGTCCCGGTAGACACGATGATCATGTGGTCGCCCTCGCGCTGGCGGCGCACCAGCTTACATCGCAGCGACCAAAGCGATACGGGATAGATTATGGTATTGCTTGA